The following proteins are co-located in the Gloeocapsa sp. PCC 7428 genome:
- a CDS encoding response regulator transcription factor: MKKILVIEDEPDVRANIIELLEAEEFHVVGAENGFFGALWAQEYLPDLIICDVRMPELNGYDVLTALRQDAATATIPFIFLTANADRSDMRRGMELGADDYLTKPFSRTELLNAIASRFAKQEVVMQQYNNERERADSLKQKVQELENYASAKASIVPKLNMAMSIVKNLPPGLQRERCLEILRQVCNEEIKTLNNTPALQKLLPAESITFLRQFNLVSKQ; encoded by the coding sequence ATGAAAAAGATTTTAGTTATTGAAGATGAACCGGATGTTAGAGCTAATATTATTGAGTTACTTGAAGCAGAAGAGTTTCATGTTGTTGGTGCAGAAAATGGCTTTTTTGGTGCATTGTGGGCGCAAGAATATCTACCTGATTTAATTATTTGTGATGTAAGAATGCCCGAATTAAATGGTTATGACGTGCTAACAGCATTACGTCAAGATGCCGCAACAGCAACAATTCCCTTTATTTTTTTAACAGCAAATGCGGATCGTTCAGATATGCGACGAGGGATGGAATTAGGCGCAGATGATTATTTAACTAAGCCGTTTTCACGGACAGAATTATTAAATGCGATCGCCTCTCGATTTGCAAAACAAGAAGTAGTGATGCAGCAGTATAATAACGAGCGCGAACGCGCTGATTCTTTGAAACAAAAAGTTCAAGAATTAGAAAATTATGCTAGCGCTAAAGCTAGTATTGTGCCAAAATTGAATATGGCAATGTCTATAGTTAAGAATTTGCCTCCAGGTTTGCAACGCGAGCGCTGTTTAGAAATTTTGCGACAAGTTTGTAACGAAGAGATCAAAACTCTGAATAATACACCTGCTTTACAAAAACTTTTACCTGCTGAAAGCATTACTTTTCTTCGGCAATTTAATTTGGTGTCCAAGCAATAA
- the thiS gene encoding sulfur carrier protein ThiS, protein MSEQITLEVNGETRQCAAPSQIPDVLHQLGYNPRLVAVEYNGEILHRQYWSETYVKQGDRLEVVTIVGGG, encoded by the coding sequence ATGTCCGAGCAAATCACCCTGGAAGTTAACGGCGAAACGCGTCAGTGCGCAGCGCCTTCTCAAATTCCAGATGTCCTACACCAACTCGGCTACAATCCGCGTTTAGTTGCAGTCGAATACAACGGCGAAATCCTCCACCGTCAGTATTGGTCAGAAACTTATGTTAAACAAGGCGATCGCTTAGAAGTCGTCACAAT
- a CDS encoding thiamine phosphate synthase gives MVESYNQRGQVQPAVCRILDANLDRAREGLRIIEEWCRFGLNNAQFSGECKQLRQELATWHSPELRAARDTLGDPGTQLTHPQEQQRADLKSLLQANFCRVEEALRVLEEYGKLYHPQMGSVFKQMRYRVYTLESRLLGYERHQRLLRSQLYLVTSPTKDLLSVVEAALTGGLTLVQYRDKNASDGERLSYAQQLCQLCHQYGALFLVNDRVDIALAVDADGVHLGQQDMPINAARQLLGPHKIIGSSTTNPEEMQRAIQGGADYIGVGPVYETPTKAGKPAAGLEYVRYAAQHSPIPWFAIGGIDVNNINDVILAGAERVAVVRALMEAEQPTLVTQYFLSQFTRVHIKNNKPELTQSYVRANHPGS, from the coding sequence ATGGTCGAATCATATAACCAAAGAGGACAAGTACAACCAGCCGTTTGCCGCATCTTGGACGCTAATCTAGACCGCGCCCGTGAAGGACTGCGCATCATCGAAGAATGGTGTCGCTTTGGTTTAAATAATGCCCAGTTTAGCGGAGAATGCAAACAACTACGGCAAGAACTCGCAACTTGGCACAGCCCAGAATTACGCGCAGCGCGAGATACTCTTGGCGATCCTGGTACGCAACTGACACATCCACAAGAACAACAACGTGCTGACCTCAAATCACTCCTCCAAGCAAATTTCTGTCGTGTGGAAGAAGCCTTACGCGTATTAGAAGAATACGGTAAACTTTATCACCCGCAGATGGGCAGTGTATTTAAGCAAATGCGATATCGCGTTTACACGCTCGAAAGTCGCTTACTCGGTTACGAACGCCATCAGCGATTGTTGCGATCGCAGTTATATCTTGTGACTTCTCCCACAAAAGATTTGTTATCGGTGGTAGAAGCCGCGCTGACTGGAGGACTGACTCTTGTACAATATCGCGATAAAAATGCTAGCGATGGCGAACGGTTGTCGTACGCTCAGCAATTATGTCAGTTGTGTCACCAGTACGGTGCATTATTTCTTGTCAACGATCGCGTAGACATTGCGTTGGCAGTAGACGCGGATGGCGTGCATCTCGGACAGCAAGATATGCCGATCAACGCTGCACGACAGCTGTTAGGACCGCATAAAATCATCGGTAGCTCAACGACAAACCCAGAAGAAATGCAACGCGCGATTCAAGGCGGTGCTGATTATATCGGTGTGGGTCCAGTTTATGAAACACCTACTAAAGCCGGTAAGCCAGCCGCTGGATTAGAATACGTGCGCTATGCCGCCCAGCATAGTCCGATTCCGTGGTTTGCGATCGGTGGTATCGACGTGAATAATATTAACGATGTCATCTTGGCAGGTGCGGAACGCGTCGCAGTTGTGCGGGCGCTGATGGAAGCGGAACAACCTACCCTAGTCACGCAATATTTCTTATCGCAATTTACTCGCGTCCATATCAAAAACAACAAACCAGAATTGACTCAATCTTATGTCCGAGCAAATCACCCTGGAAGTTAA
- a CDS encoding DUF1565 domain-containing protein, translated as MNLTRPDTYFDLAPFILSITKISHPSSYAIALGLSSIALLGLSDTGLTSEALPLYLKDARANQIASAKVLFVNPNVENAAQANGSDRAPFKTITQALKVASVNSVIMLAKGTYSAETGETFPLQLKSGVAIQGDPQTRGSGVIIQGGGVFLSPTFAQQNVTILGANQATLTGVTITNSNPRGYGLWIESSSPRITDNTFTGSAHDGISVTGDSKPLIRNNYFHQNGANGITIYGISRPEVRENIFEKTGFGINVSQKAAPLLIGNRITQNRAGIVVQAQAQPVLRSNTIEGNIEDGVVAIAASLPDLGTSAQPGGNIFRQNGRYDINSKAARQTISAFGNTLAADARTVGNLDLSGKVLAAIPQAVPANIATKPPTVAPVRSTTPTNTMARSVAPEAIAIPVPPANTNNSRARSLPSPPATGSDTAIVIPVPPPTTSATIVPPPSNPNPGAINVPVLQSAQITEADLLPVPSGNIPLGNARNLPKINLPTTAPAPGTPPLPPTRESALGLRYRVIVEAESKSKQDMVRSIVPGAFRTFSNGKVFMQVGAFGDRVNANEVLQLLNNRGLKGTVEQI; from the coding sequence GTGAATTTAACCCGCCCTGATACCTATTTTGACCTTGCTCCTTTTATTTTGAGCATAACGAAAATTTCGCATCCCAGTTCGTATGCGATCGCGCTTGGACTATCAAGTATTGCTTTGCTTGGTTTGAGCGATACTGGTTTGACTTCAGAAGCGCTACCGCTGTATCTAAAAGATGCGCGCGCCAATCAGATAGCCTCAGCGAAAGTACTATTTGTCAACCCCAATGTCGAAAATGCTGCGCAAGCCAACGGTAGCGATCGCGCCCCATTTAAAACGATTACCCAAGCATTAAAAGTCGCTTCTGTAAATAGCGTAATTATGCTGGCAAAAGGGACATATAGTGCTGAAACTGGGGAAACGTTTCCACTCCAGCTAAAATCGGGTGTAGCAATTCAAGGCGATCCGCAAACGCGTGGAAGCGGCGTTATTATTCAAGGCGGCGGCGTTTTCCTCAGTCCGACTTTTGCGCAGCAAAACGTGACAATTTTGGGAGCCAACCAAGCGACGCTAACAGGTGTCACAATCACTAATTCCAATCCTCGCGGTTACGGTTTGTGGATCGAGTCGAGTAGCCCCAGAATTACTGATAATACATTTACTGGCAGTGCTCACGATGGTATTTCTGTAACGGGTGACAGTAAACCATTAATTCGCAACAATTACTTTCACCAAAATGGGGCAAATGGTATTACCATCTACGGAATTTCTCGACCCGAAGTTCGCGAAAATATTTTTGAAAAAACTGGATTTGGCATTAATGTGTCGCAGAAAGCCGCACCACTCTTAATTGGTAATCGCATCACACAAAATCGTGCGGGTATCGTCGTACAAGCGCAAGCGCAACCAGTCCTCAGAAGTAATACAATTGAAGGCAATATCGAAGATGGTGTCGTAGCGATCGCCGCCAGCTTACCTGATTTAGGCACTTCCGCACAACCAGGGGGCAATATCTTTCGCCAAAATGGACGTTACGACATTAACAGCAAGGCGGCGCGTCAAACAATTTCAGCATTTGGTAATACTTTAGCTGCTGACGCGCGTACAGTTGGCAATCTCGATTTATCCGGTAAGGTATTAGCTGCAATACCGCAAGCAGTACCCGCAAATATAGCGACAAAACCACCAACAGTCGCACCCGTCAGATCGACAACGCCTACGAATACGATGGCGCGGAGTGTAGCGCCCGAAGCGATCGCGATTCCTGTACCACCAGCGAATACAAACAATTCTCGCGCCAGATCTCTTCCATCACCTCCCGCAACAGGTTCGGATACGGCAATTGTCATTCCTGTTCCACCGCCGACAACTTCTGCAACTATCGTACCGCCACCATCAAATCCTAATCCTGGTGCAATCAATGTTCCTGTGCTGCAATCTGCACAAATTACCGAAGCTGATTTACTTCCTGTACCTAGTGGTAATATTCCACTCGGAAACGCGCGTAACCTACCGAAAATAAACTTACCGACAACTGCGCCAGCGCCTGGTACGCCACCACTTCCCCCAACGCGTGAATCGGCTTTGGGTTTGCGCTATCGAGTCATCGTCGAAGCGGAAAGTAAGAGTAAGCAAGATATGGTGCGATCAATTGTTCCTGGAGCTTTTCGGACGTTCTCGAATGGTAAAGTTTTTATGCAGGTGGGAGCCTTTGGCGATCGCGTGAATGCTAACGAAGTTTTGCAGTTACTCAACAATCGGGGTTTAAAAGGTACAGTGGAGCAAATTTAG